The following are encoded together in the Pelosinus sp. IPA-1 genome:
- a CDS encoding DUF2508 family protein, translating into MNFVEALQKVQDYLYRGDTIEAKPLPALSLVVEEARQEWLNAQYYYNTVSDQDLVDHAVYLMQAAEKKYIYLLKKARQEGVRSSPYEISDTNIYKRQ; encoded by the coding sequence ATGAATTTCGTAGAAGCATTACAGAAAGTGCAAGATTATCTTTACCGTGGTGATACTATAGAAGCAAAACCCCTGCCAGCTCTTTCTCTTGTAGTAGAAGAAGCTAGGCAGGAATGGTTGAATGCTCAATATTATTACAATACTGTATCAGATCAAGACCTGGTTGATCATGCTGTATATTTGATGCAGGCAGCTGAAAAAAAATATATATATTTACTGAAGAAAGCCCGTCAAGAAGGAGTGAGATCTTCTCCTTACGAAATTTCTGATACCAATATATATAAGAGACAATAA
- the recR gene encoding recombination mediator RecR: protein MQYIAPLAKLIEQFRALPGIGSKTAARLAYYVLEMDKTRAEGLAQAIIEAKEKIGYCDVCFNLTDCNPCSICQAEGRDTSILCVMEEPRDVAAMERTREFRGRYHVLHGQLSPLEGVGPNDIKIKELLARIQSGEITEVIMATNPDVEGEATAMYIARLLKPLGVKVTRIAHGLPVGGDLEYADEVTLMKAMENRREM from the coding sequence ATGCAATATATAGCGCCATTAGCGAAATTAATAGAGCAGTTTCGTGCTTTGCCAGGAATAGGCTCTAAAACGGCTGCGCGTTTGGCGTATTATGTTTTAGAAATGGATAAAACACGAGCTGAAGGGTTGGCTCAGGCTATTATAGAAGCAAAAGAAAAAATTGGTTATTGTGACGTTTGTTTTAATTTAACGGACTGTAATCCATGTTCTATTTGTCAGGCCGAGGGGCGAGATACCAGCATATTGTGTGTGATGGAAGAGCCACGTGATGTGGCTGCCATGGAACGCACGCGTGAATTCCGTGGCAGGTATCATGTGTTACATGGGCAATTGTCTCCATTAGAGGGAGTTGGCCCAAATGACATTAAAATAAAAGAGTTGCTGGCTCGTATTCAGTCTGGAGAAATCACGGAAGTCATTATGGCCACCAATCCAGATGTGGAAGGTGAAGCCACGGCAATGTATATTGCCAGGCTTTTGAAACCATTAGGTGTGAAAGTCACTAGAATTGCACATGGGTTGCCTGTAGGTGGCGACTTAGAATATGCTGATGAAGTTACTTTAATGAAAGCGATGGAAAATCGACGGGAAATGTAA
- a CDS encoding YbaB/EbfC family nucleoid-associated protein, whose product MFGNMGNMAGMMKKMQKLQGEMAKMQDELKTRTLEATAGGGAIKVVITGEKQIQSLKIDPTVVDADDMEMLEDLVVAAVNEAIKKVDDMMAQEMGKLTGGMNLPSGLF is encoded by the coding sequence ATGTTTGGAAATATGGGGAATATGGCTGGTATGATGAAAAAAATGCAAAAGTTGCAAGGTGAAATGGCGAAGATGCAGGACGAACTAAAAACTCGTACTTTAGAAGCAACTGCAGGTGGCGGCGCGATTAAAGTTGTAATTACTGGTGAGAAACAAATTCAATCTCTAAAAATTGATCCTACAGTAGTGGATGCGGATGATATGGAGATGTTGGAAGATTTAGTAGTTGCTGCTGTCAATGAAGCCATTAAAAAAGTGGATGACATGATGGCTCAAGAAATGGGTAAACTTACTGGCGGTATGAATCTGCCTTCTGGATTGTTTTAA
- the dnaX gene encoding DNA polymerase III subunit gamma/tau translates to MAYIALYRQWRPHDFENLVGQEHISVTLKNAIVSGKIAHAYLFSGPRGTGKTSTAKILAKSLNCIHGPTHEPCNVCSNCAGINTGTSMDVFEIDAASNRGIDEIRELRETVKFAPVDGRYKVYIIDEVHMLTTEAFNALLKTLEEPPAHVVFILATTEAHKIPATIHSRCQRYDFRRIAAGEIEGRLATIVEHNGLHVAEDALKLIASHADGGLRDALSILDQCTTMEDGLITADKVRKLLGLIGHEWVWRITDSLVERDFKTILLALSELISLGKEVRQILLEVALYLRSIMLFKAAPTIDSIELYGDDRVMLAKHAEGFTHEELIDMIKIVNEGANEAKWAPEPRITAEMTFLSLCRPAAKGDIANLLERIAALEAKLSNTPIYVEPEIVRTTEPILYSNPVKPVTVKPVIADIIVAEAKVEPRQESQQESVTVNPSVSGDVKAVWDQVLKELVTTGKRSVHACVSQGNLISLNDKQATVQFTAAFPKERTEKDDYRVMIEKVLAQFCGKTVQLCCILGNGAAKPKEGPTAPPKNKPVTTVLPPEGAEHPALRQAIHMFGGKVIKKEEYKGD, encoded by the coding sequence ATGGCTTACATCGCATTATATCGCCAATGGCGTCCTCATGATTTTGAAAACTTAGTAGGGCAAGAGCATATTAGTGTTACATTAAAAAATGCGATTGTATCAGGGAAGATAGCGCATGCCTATTTGTTTTCTGGTCCGAGAGGTACGGGGAAAACCAGTACTGCAAAAATTCTAGCAAAATCTTTAAATTGCATCCATGGTCCAACCCATGAGCCGTGTAATGTATGCTCCAATTGTGCCGGGATTAATACTGGTACTTCGATGGATGTGTTTGAAATAGATGCTGCCTCTAATCGAGGAATTGATGAGATACGCGAACTTCGTGAGACTGTGAAGTTTGCTCCGGTAGATGGACGGTATAAAGTATATATTATTGATGAAGTACATATGTTAACGACGGAGGCATTTAATGCTTTACTAAAGACATTAGAAGAACCTCCTGCTCATGTAGTTTTTATTTTGGCCACAACGGAAGCTCATAAAATTCCCGCTACGATTCATTCTAGATGTCAGCGCTACGATTTTAGACGTATTGCTGCAGGGGAAATTGAAGGACGGTTAGCTACCATTGTTGAGCATAACGGCTTACATGTGGCGGAAGATGCATTAAAACTTATTGCATCTCATGCAGATGGCGGTCTACGAGATGCTCTTAGTATTTTAGATCAGTGTACCACTATGGAAGATGGTTTAATAACAGCAGATAAGGTGCGGAAATTATTAGGGCTTATTGGCCATGAGTGGGTATGGCGAATTACGGATTCATTGGTGGAACGGGATTTTAAGACTATATTACTGGCTTTAAGTGAATTGATTTCATTGGGTAAAGAAGTTCGACAAATATTGTTAGAAGTAGCTTTGTATTTGAGAAGTATTATGTTATTCAAGGCTGCTCCTACAATTGATAGTATTGAGTTATATGGTGATGATCGGGTTATGTTGGCTAAACATGCTGAAGGGTTTACTCATGAAGAATTAATCGATATGATTAAAATAGTGAATGAGGGTGCCAATGAAGCGAAGTGGGCGCCCGAGCCGCGGATTACGGCTGAAATGACCTTCCTATCTCTCTGTCGCCCTGCGGCGAAGGGGGATATAGCCAATTTATTAGAAAGAATAGCAGCATTAGAGGCCAAGTTGTCGAATACTCCTATATATGTAGAACCGGAAATAGTAAGGACGACAGAACCAATTCTTTATAGTAATCCGGTTAAACCAGTAACAGTAAAACCTGTGATAGCAGATATAATAGTAGCGGAAGCTAAGGTTGAGCCACGTCAAGAATCCCAACAAGAATCTGTAACGGTAAACCCTTCCGTATCGGGAGATGTTAAGGCGGTTTGGGATCAAGTTCTCAAGGAATTGGTAACAACGGGTAAGCGCTCTGTTCATGCTTGTGTTTCCCAAGGAAATTTGATAAGTCTAAATGACAAACAGGCTACGGTGCAATTTACGGCAGCTTTTCCTAAAGAACGTACTGAAAAAGATGATTATCGAGTAATGATTGAAAAAGTATTAGCTCAATTTTGTGGAAAAACAGTGCAGCTTTGTTGTATACTGGGAAATGGGGCAGCAAAGCCAAAAGAGGGGCCTACTGCGCCGCCTAAAAACAAGCCAGTTACTACAGTATTGCCGCCAGAGGGGGCAGAACACCCTGCTTTGCGTCAGGCTATACATATGTTTGGTGGTAAAGTTATAAAAAAAGAAGAATATAAGGGGGACTAA